Proteins encoded within one genomic window of Couchioplanes caeruleus:
- a CDS encoding DUF4360 domain-containing protein, whose product MKERLVGGRRAVLAVLGTVLALSLSAPAQAADTAVQGVPEGNVTVEVIAANGSGCAPGTAAVYGNHDKTGFRVRYYDFEAAAGGDASATDRRKNCQVGVLVTVPAGWTFAIAQAEYRGKLKLNSGATGLQKTNYYWQGSSANNRTEESFYGPLSGYWDTQDVAGALVYLPCQDQKVLNINTELRVDAGSSSGKSTMSMRSSEGDVDTLFNFSWIRC is encoded by the coding sequence TCGCCGTACTCGGCACGGTTCTCGCGCTGTCCTTATCCGCCCCCGCCCAAGCCGCGGACACGGCCGTCCAGGGCGTGCCGGAGGGCAACGTCACCGTCGAGGTGATTGCGGCCAACGGCTCCGGCTGCGCACCCGGCACGGCCGCGGTGTACGGCAACCACGACAAGACCGGTTTCCGGGTCAGGTACTACGACTTCGAGGCCGCGGCCGGCGGCGACGCCTCCGCGACCGACCGCCGCAAGAACTGCCAGGTCGGCGTGCTCGTGACCGTCCCTGCGGGCTGGACGTTCGCGATCGCCCAGGCGGAGTACCGGGGCAAGCTGAAGCTCAACTCCGGCGCCACCGGCCTGCAGAAGACGAACTACTACTGGCAGGGGTCCTCGGCCAACAACCGCACCGAGGAATCCTTCTACGGACCGCTGAGCGGCTACTGGGACACCCAGGACGTGGCGGGCGCACTGGTCTACCTCCCGTGCCAGGACCAGAAGGTTCTCAACATCAACACTGAGCTCCGGGTCGACGCCGGCTCGTCCTCCGGCAAGAGCACCATGTCGATGAGGTCCAGCGAGGGCGACGTCGACACCTTGTTCAACTTCAGCTGGATCCGTTGCTGA
- a CDS encoding threonine aldolase family protein: protein MDEEIRARRAACTDTFLGNGLIRPRELLASIDPETDPDTYGEGGVVTELERHVAALLGKPAAVFLPSGTMAQAATLRVHADRRLSRTVVWHPYCHLDQHEGQAHQRLHQLIGRRTGDPEHLIALGDLEEVAEPVAALLLELPQRDLGGALPAWDDLVGQTQWARERGAAVHLDGARLWEASAGYERSPAEIAALFDTVYVSFYKGIGALPGCCVAGSAADVAAVREWRARLGGTLFALWPAAASALRLLDEGLAEMPARMRHARAIWDALAGVPEVRVVPDPPHTPMMHLLFAASAETFRENARRLAEETGLWVWPSGFATGDPDVVRAELSVGRATLRHKPEAIAEILSGLCM, encoded by the coding sequence GTGGATGAGGAGATCCGGGCCCGGCGGGCCGCCTGCACCGACACGTTCCTCGGCAACGGCCTGATCCGGCCCCGCGAGCTGCTCGCGTCGATCGATCCCGAGACCGACCCCGACACGTACGGCGAGGGCGGCGTCGTCACCGAGCTCGAGCGGCACGTCGCGGCGCTGCTCGGCAAGCCTGCGGCCGTGTTCCTGCCCAGCGGCACCATGGCACAGGCGGCCACCCTGCGGGTGCACGCCGACCGGCGACTCTCGCGAACCGTCGTCTGGCATCCGTACTGCCACCTCGACCAGCACGAGGGCCAGGCCCATCAGCGGTTGCACCAGCTCATCGGTCGCCGCACCGGCGATCCGGAGCATCTGATCGCGCTCGGCGACCTGGAGGAGGTGGCCGAGCCGGTGGCCGCCCTGCTCCTGGAGCTGCCCCAGCGGGACCTCGGCGGCGCGCTGCCGGCCTGGGACGACCTCGTGGGCCAGACCCAGTGGGCGCGCGAGCGGGGCGCGGCGGTCCACCTCGACGGCGCCCGGCTCTGGGAGGCGAGCGCCGGGTACGAGCGCTCCCCCGCCGAGATCGCCGCCCTCTTCGACACCGTCTACGTGTCGTTCTACAAGGGCATCGGAGCGCTGCCGGGATGCTGCGTCGCCGGCTCGGCGGCCGACGTCGCCGCGGTCCGGGAGTGGCGCGCCCGGCTGGGCGGCACGCTGTTCGCCCTGTGGCCGGCCGCCGCGTCGGCGTTGCGGCTGCTGGACGAGGGGCTCGCCGAGATGCCGGCCCGGATGCGGCACGCCCGGGCGATCTGGGACGCGCTCGCCGGCGTACCCGAGGTGCGGGTCGTGCCGGACCCGCCGCACACGCCGATGATGCACCTGCTGTTCGCGGCGTCCGCCGAGACGTTCCGGGAGAACGCGCGGCGGCTTGCCGAGGAGACCGGGCTGTGGGTGTGGCCCAGCGGCTTCGCCACCGGCGATCCCGACGTGGTGCGGGCCGAGCTGTCGGTCGGGCGGGCCACCCTGCGGCACAAGCCCGAGGCGATCGCGGAGATCCTCAGCGGGCTGTGCATGTGA
- a CDS encoding GNAT family N-acetyltransferase, which produces MRLRPYAEEDLRLTQRLESDPRVVGHLGGAGDGAHADRVHRRRIAAVADGDLFFTILIGDPEEPAGIIAVWRAEFAGEQVHELGAMLLPDHQARGVAGRAFALLLPYVLDRGVRMLHAFPAVSNKPSNAILDKLGFTRGEECDLDYEGRPLRCAHWVRELVPDTAGRAPESPS; this is translated from the coding sequence ATGCGATTGCGCCCGTACGCCGAAGAGGACCTCCGTCTCACGCAGCGGCTGGAATCCGACCCCCGGGTCGTCGGGCACCTCGGCGGTGCCGGCGACGGCGCGCATGCGGACCGGGTGCACCGGCGGCGGATCGCCGCGGTGGCCGACGGCGACCTGTTCTTCACGATCCTGATCGGTGACCCCGAGGAGCCGGCCGGGATCATCGCCGTCTGGCGTGCGGAGTTCGCCGGCGAGCAGGTCCATGAGCTCGGGGCCATGCTGCTCCCGGATCATCAGGCGCGCGGCGTCGCCGGGCGGGCGTTCGCGCTGCTGCTGCCGTACGTCCTCGACCGTGGCGTCCGGATGTTGCATGCGTTCCCGGCCGTGTCGAACAAGCCGTCCAACGCGATCCTGGACAAGCTCGGCTTCACCCGCGGCGAGGAATGCGACCTGGACTACGAGGGCCGCCCGCTGCGCTGCGCCCACTGGGTGCGCGAGCTGGTGCCGGACACGGCAGGAAGGGCTCCGGAGAGCCCTTCCTGA